CCCATTCTTTGAGGGTGCAAACCCGCGTAGATTTGGCCGGACATTGATCGTTCCTGAAAGGCCTGCGCCCATGAACCATGACATTTGCAACGCACCCGTCACCTTGCAAACCCAACCGGCCCTTGACAGCTGGAACGCCATGATCCGCGCCTTTCTGGCCCACAAACCTGCCACGCCCTTGCACCTTGGTGCGGTGATCGAGGCCGAACCGCAATGCGCCATGGCCCATGCCGCGCGCGGGTTGTTTTCGCTGATGATGGGGCGGGCAGAAATGTGGCAAGTGGCCGAGGACGCCCGCACCGCAGCCCATGCCGCCCGCGCCGAGACAGCGTTGAGCAGCCGCGAGGCAGGCTGGCTTTCAGCGCTGGACCAATGGCTGGCAGACAGCCCCACGGGCGCAATCGCCGCCCTTGAGCGGATACTTGACGACCTTCCCCAAGACACGCTGACGGCCAAGGCCAGCCATGCCATCCGTTTTATCCTTGGGGATGCTAAGGGCATGCGCCGCTCTGTTGAGCGGGTTCTGCCGGCCCATGGACCGGATCATCCTTTGGGCGGCTATCTGATGGGGTGTCATGCATTCACGCTCGAGGAAACCGGCGCATATGCAGCGGCGGAACTGGCTGGACGTGCGGGGCTGACCTATGCGCCGGATGATGCATGGGGGCTGCATGCGGTGGCCCATGTGCATGACATGCGTGCCGAGGCAAATGCAGGTATCACCCTGATCGAAAACCACAAATCCGCATGGGACGGATCCAACAATTTCCGCTATCACGTCTGGTGGCACAAGGCATTGTTGCACATGGACAGAGGGGAGCTTGATGTCGCCCTTGGTCTTTATGACAGCCAGATCCGTGCCGATAAAACCGACGATTACCGCGACATCTCCAACGCCACATCGTTGCTGCTGCGGTTGGAGCTGGAGGGTGTCGATACCGGTAACCGCTGGGACGAACTTGCCGTCTTTGCTGAAAATCGCATCGACGACGGTTGCCTGGTCTTTGCTGATTTACATTATCAATTGGCGCTTGCCGGTGCCGCCAAAGGCGAGGCTGCGGCGGCGATGACTGCCCGCTTTGCCCGTGACGCCCGTAAAAACGGCGATATGGCACAGCGGGTGGCGGACCCGGGACTGGCCGCATTGGCTGGTCTCAACGCCTTTGCCGAAGGGCGATACAGCGATGCCTTTACCCAATTGGCAGATGCCCGCCGAAAAATGCAGACCATCGGCGGAAGTCATGCGCAACGCGATGTCTTCGAGCGAATGACCATTGACGCAGGTCTGCGGGCGGGTCATTTCGACGCAGCAGAGCAGGTGTTGCAAGAACGGCTTGCTCTGCGCGCAGGCCATGAAGACCGGTTTGCCGCTACCCGCTTTGATCAACTTTCACATGCGCGGCGCATTCCCGCGCAATAGGTTCGGATATCGCTGCCAGATGACCCTCGCTGACGTCACTTCTATCCCTTCACCTGCCGCTGCTGCGGTGGCAAAATCTACGCCGCGGGTGCGCGATTTACGGCTGGATTTCTTTCGCGGTCTGGCGATGTTCATCATCCTGATCGCCCATACCCCCGGCAATTTCCTGACCTCATGGATTCCCGCGCGCTGGGGTTTTTCCGATGCTACAGAGATCTTCGTGTTCTGTTCCGGCATGGCAAGCGCCATCGCCTTTGGTGGCGGGTTTGACCGCGCCGGCTGGGTGCTGGGCACTGCCCGCGTGTTGTTCCGCGTCTGGCAGGTCTATTGGGCCCATGTCTGCCTGTTCTTTGCCACGCTGGCGCTGACGGTTTACCTGACCGATCTGGACATAACCGGGCGCAACTATTGGGGCCAGTTGAACCTCTGGATGATCTTTGTCGAAAGCGACAAATGGGAAAACCCGAATATCCTGCTCAGCTTTATGACCCTGCGCTATGTGCCGAATTATTTCGACATCCTGCCGATGTATATGATTGTTCTGTTGATGATGCCGCTGGTCATGGCCCTGTCACGCATCGACCTGAGATTGGTCGCCGTCTTTGTCATCGGGGTCTGGCTGATGGCGCAAACCGCCCTTATGCAAAGCCTTAACCTTGGCGCGTATCACCTTGAATTCCCCGCAGAACCCTGGAGCGATCGCGCTTGGTTCTTCAATCCCTTCGGGTGGCAATTGATTTTCTTCACCGGTTTTGCCTTCATGCGCGGCTGGTTACCCAAGCCACCAGTCACACCCGCTTTGCTCGCGCTTGCGGCCGTTCTGGTAATCGCCAATGTACCCCTGTCCAACATCGGTGTACGTGAATTTGATCTGGATTGGGCCCGCACATGGCGCAGCACCTATGGTGCCCTGTTTGACAAAAGCGATTTCGGTATTCTGCGCTATGTGCATTTCCTGTCTCTCGCCTATCTCTTCTGGGTTCTGGCCGGGGATAAGGGCGGTAACCTCTTGGCGTCGGGCAGCAGCGCCCTTGCCCGTATCTGGGACATCGCGCTGAAAGTCATCCTCAAGGTTGGGCAACAAAGCCTTGCAGTCTTTATCACCAGCATGTTCACCGCCCGTCTGATGGGCTTTATGATGGATGTTGCGGGGCGCAGCGTCACCGTAACCTTGCTGGTCAATCTGTTTGGCTTCGCCGTGCTGATCGGTGTGGCCTATGGTGCCGGATGGTTCAAATCCCAACCCTGGCGCGTGAAGGCAAGCGCATGATCCGCCGCGATGTCTTGAAGTCTCTGGCGGCCCTCACCGTTGTGCCAGCCTCTGCATGGGCTGAGGAACCGGGGCTGCGCCTTGGGGCAGAGGCCACACCGTTTGACGCGCAAACCGTCACCAGACGAGCACGAGCCATGGCCGCCCACCCCTACACACCCCGCCCGCAAATCCCGGAAAGCTGGCGCAACCTTTCATATGATGACTACCGCAAAATCTGGTTCGATGCGCGCAATGCCCTGTGGGAAAACACCGACGCCCCGCAAAGGGTCGATGTATTCCCCCCCGGTCTCTACTTCCCTCAGGCAGTCGCACTGAACCTCGTCGAAGATGGCACCAGCCGCCCGCTTGGCTTTGACTTGGATGTCTTTGACACCACCGACAGCTTTCCCGATGTCGAAATTGACGACACACTTGGCTATTCTGGCCTGCGCCTGCGGGCAGAGCTGGAGAAATCCGGCATCTTTCAGGAATATGCCGTGTTTCAGGGGGCCAGCTATTTCCGTGGCATCGGAACCGGTGAAATCTACGGTCTGTCGGCGCGCGGGCTGGCGCTGAAAACCGGCGATCCCATGGGCGAGGAGTTTCCCGATTTCACCGCCTTCTGGATGGAGCGCCCAGCGGCCGGCAGTGACATGATCACCCTGCACGCCTTGCTCGACAGCCCCTCATGCACCGGGGCCTACCGGTTTGACATCACCCATGGCACGGTTCTGGAGATGAAGATCACCGCAACGGTTTTCGCCCGCACCGAACTGGAACATATCGGCATCGCGCCGCTGACTTCAATGTTCCTGTTTGATGACACAATGCGCCAGCGGTTCTCGGATTTTCGACCCGCCGTGCACGACAGTGACGGCTTACTGATCCACAATGGCGGCGGCGAGGTCCTGTGGCGCCCGCTTTCCAACCCGACCAGCCTTCAGGTCAGCGCCTTTAGCGACAATAATCCACGCGGTTTTGGTCTTTGCCAGCGCAAGCGGAAATTCAGCGATTTCAATGATCTGGAAGCGCTTTATCACAACCGACCTGCCGTCTGGATCACACCCGGCGAGGATTGGGGGCAAGGCGCGGTGACCCTTGTGGAAATCCCGGCAGACCTTGAAATCTATGATAATATTGTCAGCTATTGGCGCCCTGCCACACCCATCAAGGCGGGCAGCGAACACGCCATGAGCTACACATTACACTGGGGCGCGGACCCTGTACCGGCAACCGCTGATATTCCGGTCAAAGTATTGAACACCGCCATCGGCGGACGCCCGGAAGGCGGGCAGATCGTCGCCATCGACTTTGCCGGATCGGCCCGCGTGCCACAGAACCTTGATGAGATCGAGATCATTCTGCGCAGTAATACAGGCACTGTGACCCCCGGCATCCTTCAGCGAAACCCGGAAACCGGCGGGCCCCGGCTTGCCTTTACCTTCCACCCGCAGGACGCAAGCCTGGTCGAGTTTCGCGCCCAGTTGCGCCTGAACAGTGAACCGCTCAGCGAGGTCTGGCTTTACCGGTGGACCGCAACATGACCCGCCCCCTTGCCGACCATCCCGGAATGCCGCCCGCTGCACCGCTTCAGATGCAGATACAGGACTTTGCCACCGCGCCAGCCTGCCGCAGTGACTGTCACGAAAAACGGGCCACCCCCTGGCGCATTGCCGTGTTTATCCCTGCGCTGATTGCCACGGCCTGTCTGATGTATGGTATGTACAGCTGGCTGGCGGGCATGGGTATGACGGGGCTGGAATGGGCTCTGCTGATGATGATCGGTGCAACCTTTGTATGGGTCACCCTATCAGTCAGCACTGTCGGCGTAGCGATTGCCGGCATCCTTGCCCGCGAGGCGGCTGATACCCGTGCGCCCACCGATGTCGCCCCGATTGACGTGGCCTTGCTGGTGCCTGTCTATAACGAGGTGCCCTGGGATGTATTCGGCAATGCCGCCGCCATGTTGGACGATCTGGCAGCACGTAAAACCGCACATCGCTACACTTTGTTTATCCTGTCAGACACCCGTGACGAAATGATTGCCGCGCAGGAGCAACAGGCGTTTGAACGGCTGCGCAAAACCGCGCCCTACCCTGTGCACTACCGGCGCCGCGCCAGTAACACCGACAAGAAAGTCGGCAATCTGGTGGATTGGATCACCGGTTGGGGAGCGGCTTACGAAGGGATGCTGGTGCTTGACGCTGACAGCCTGATGACCGGACGTGCCATTGACCGGCTGGCCTCTGAGCTGTCGATTGCACCTGATACCGGGCTGATCCAGACCTTCCCCATGTTGATCGGTGCAGAGACCCTGTTCGCCCGCCTGCAGCAGTTCTCCAATATCGCCTATGGCTGGTTGCTGGCTGAAGGGTTGGCGCTTTGGTCACGTTCCGAGGGCAACTACTGGGGCCATAACGCCATCATCCGCACCCGTGCCTTTGCCGAAAGCGCGGGGCTGCCGCATCTGACCTCAGGCGGGCGCGATGATCTGATCCTGAGCCATGATTTTGTCGAGGCCGGATTGCTGCGCCGTGCGGGATGGCGCGTGCGCTTACTGCCCCGCGTCACCGGCAGCTTTGAAGAGACCCCCGGTACCCTGATCGACTATACCCTGCGCGACCGCCGCTGGTGTCGCGGCAACCTGCAACACTTGCGCCTTCTGGCAACGCGCGGGCTGCATCCCGTATCTCGTTTCCATCTGTTTCACGGCGCGGTCAGCTATCTTCTGTCGCCAGCGTGGTTCCTGCTGCTGGTGATCTGGGCCTTGTTGGGCAAGGATGCGGAAACCAATGTAGTGCGCTATTTCAACGAGGCAAACCCGTTCTTCCCCGATTGGCCCCCTGCCATGAGCCATATCGATTCAGCCGTCTTTCTGTTCATCATGTATGCCATGTTGCTGACCCCGAAATTCACCGCCGCCGCGATGATCGCCGCAACCCCAGCGGCAACGCGGATCTTTGGAGGGCATGGTGCCTTTCTGACGGCCTTTGTCACAGAGGTGCTGTTATCAGTGGCCTATGCCCCCGTGATGATGATCCAGCAGACCAAAGCGGTATTGCGCGCAATCTTTACCCGTTCGGAACCTTGGGCCCCACAAAAGCGCGACGCACAGCACTACCCGTTGAGTACACTTGCAAAATTCCACTGGGTTGAGACATTTCTGGGGCTGATCCTGACTTTAGGTTTAGCAGCTGGCCTGATTTCCTGGTGGCTTCTGCCCATCGCGGCAAGCCTGTTGCTCGCCGTGCCGCTCTCTGCTCTTTCTGCCCTGAACCTCGCCAAACGCGCACCGCGCAGCCTAGCGATGAACAGCCCCTATACACTGCGCGAACCAGCCATTGTGACCCGTGCAAGATCTGCCCGAGAACAGATAAAAGCGCAATTAGGCATCAATCCCCCCGCAGAGTAACCCGATCCGGCCCAGGACTTTTGCAAAGACTTGCCCCTTTCATGCAAGAAAGGACTGTCTTTAATCAGGCTGTGCCAAGGGCAACCCGCGCTTTACCCATCCCGGCCCGGCACCAGACCCCAACATACCTTCGGGCACGTCCAGAATCTGTGTGAAACCTGCCGCCGCCAGCTGCGCTGACATCCTCGCGGACCGCACCCCGCGCGCGCAGATCAGCGCCACCGGCAAATCCCTGCGTCCGGCTGTCTGCACTAACAGCGCGTCGATAAAATCCGGCCTGCGCATGTCGATCGGCACCGCACCTTGGGCGATACCGGAACGGGCCCATTCATCGGGCCTGCGGATGTCGACCAACAGGATCTCGCCCGCCTCCACCGCCGCCTGTGCCGCCGGTGCAGTTAGGTCGCTGCCTTGCAGTTTCGCATCAAGATTGAACCAGCGTGCCCCCGCCATGCCAGCGATGCCAACCACTGCAATCCCACCAAGCAAAAACCCCCGCCGCGAAAACCGCGACGGGGTGGATGTCTCTGGCAAAGGTTTGCCAGCAGGTGACATTATTTGATTGGTGCGCTGGAGGTGTATTGCGGGATCACACTGTCCGAACCGGGCGCGGGCTCAATTGAGGCCCAGTTGTTTTCTGCCAGATCGATATTGCCCGGAATATCCTCTTCCCAGAAACCCACCACGTTCTTAGTAATGTTCAGGAACAGCTTGCCATCCACAATACGCCACAGATTGGGGTTGCCCGGCACCTTGCCACCTTTGGACACACCGTAGGCACAATGGCCATCATATTGCGGGGCATATTTCACAGGGTCTGCCAAAAACGCATCTCGGTTGGCTTCGGTCGAAAAGGCGAAGGTGGCACCGTTATACTCGGCAGTGATGTCAGCCTTGCCAGGAATGGCGGCAGGTTGTGACTGACCGACAGGGTTCTGCGGCAGGCTGAAATAGGCCACCACATCATGGCCTGATGCCGCATATCCGGTGCCATCTACATATTGCTCCCCGGCAAAGGCCTGCCCTGCCATGGCAAGGGCTGTTGCGGCGGCGGCGATGGTAAGTGTGAAACGGTTCATTGTCGGTTCTCCTGTCCGATGGTGTCTGTGACATCAAGCTAGGCAGCCCTCGCACCCTTTGCACCCCACGAGCCCGTGACCTCTCGCCGACGTGAGCAGCCAGTGAGAAAACGCGATCAATCCACCCCGATTATTTCAAAATCGGCGGTTTGGAGGGATCAGACCCCGGCGGCATGCGCGGCGTATGTTGCAAACCCTCTCCCTGTGGCAAATCAAACCGCAGACCAACCTTGGCCAGTTTTGTCACTGTTGGATCATCAGGGCCAAAGAACCCCACATCCATCGCCCCGGCTTCGATCCCGGAAAACGTCAAGGCTTCGGAGGCGGCCCGCACCAGCGCATCCTGCGCGCGCGGAATCGCCCCGACAAAGGCCAGCAAATGTCCACGTCCACCGCCCTGATATTCAACCGCAACCAGAAACGCCCCGGCCGCCATGCCCGTTGCTGTCGCAAGCTTACCGTCAATCGCGGTGATCAAAGTCTCTGGCAGGCCCTTGGGCGGCAGAACGGTTTCAATCCGTGCCTCAACCTCGCCTGCCTCTTGCGATAGTGTATCGCGCAGCCACGCCACCGCGCCTGCGGGCAACAGAATCTCAGAGGGCGCAACACCGATGTTCACCGCCAGCCCCAGATCCTGCCCCTCCAGCATGCCAGCGATCGCGCGCCCCGACAGCGCCACATAGGGGGCGGGTTTGCCAACATAGGCCGCCAGCCGCTCGGCCCGGTCAAATACTATGACATACCCATCTTCCAGCAACACCGGATTGACCTGATCCTCGACCGGTTCAGCCTCAAGCAGCAAAAACAGTTCGACATCCGCGATCCGTTCATAAAACCGCAGACGCGCGGCATCGTCCTGCTCTGCCGCCATCATCGCAGCATGGGCTATGTCCAGCGGGGTCGTCTCAGCCATTCAGCACCTCTTTTACAGCACCCCGAAGCCGCGGCAGTACATCCGCCGCAAACCACGGGTTTTTCTTGAGCCATCCGGTATTGCGCCACGACGGGTGAGGCAAGCAAAACACGCCTTTAGGGTGATCACGCCAACCCGCCACCACATCGGTCACCTTGGTAAA
This DNA window, taken from Sulfitobacter pacificus, encodes the following:
- a CDS encoding tetratricopeptide repeat protein; this encodes MNHDICNAPVTLQTQPALDSWNAMIRAFLAHKPATPLHLGAVIEAEPQCAMAHAARGLFSLMMGRAEMWQVAEDARTAAHAARAETALSSREAGWLSALDQWLADSPTGAIAALERILDDLPQDTLTAKASHAIRFILGDAKGMRRSVERVLPAHGPDHPLGGYLMGCHAFTLEETGAYAAAELAGRAGLTYAPDDAWGLHAVAHVHDMRAEANAGITLIENHKSAWDGSNNFRYHVWWHKALLHMDRGELDVALGLYDSQIRADKTDDYRDISNATSLLLRLELEGVDTGNRWDELAVFAENRIDDGCLVFADLHYQLALAGAAKGEAAAAMTARFARDARKNGDMAQRVADPGLAALAGLNAFAEGRYSDAFTQLADARRKMQTIGGSHAQRDVFERMTIDAGLRAGHFDAAEQVLQERLALRAGHEDRFAATRFDQLSHARRIPAQ
- a CDS encoding OpgC family protein; amino-acid sequence: MTLADVTSIPSPAAAAVAKSTPRVRDLRLDFFRGLAMFIILIAHTPGNFLTSWIPARWGFSDATEIFVFCSGMASAIAFGGGFDRAGWVLGTARVLFRVWQVYWAHVCLFFATLALTVYLTDLDITGRNYWGQLNLWMIFVESDKWENPNILLSFMTLRYVPNYFDILPMYMIVLLMMPLVMALSRIDLRLVAVFVIGVWLMAQTALMQSLNLGAYHLEFPAEPWSDRAWFFNPFGWQLIFFTGFAFMRGWLPKPPVTPALLALAAVLVIANVPLSNIGVREFDLDWARTWRSTYGALFDKSDFGILRYVHFLSLAYLFWVLAGDKGGNLLASGSSALARIWDIALKVILKVGQQSLAVFITSMFTARLMGFMMDVAGRSVTVTLLVNLFGFAVLIGVAYGAGWFKSQPWRVKASA
- a CDS encoding glucan biosynthesis protein, with product MIRRDVLKSLAALTVVPASAWAEEPGLRLGAEATPFDAQTVTRRARAMAAHPYTPRPQIPESWRNLSYDDYRKIWFDARNALWENTDAPQRVDVFPPGLYFPQAVALNLVEDGTSRPLGFDLDVFDTTDSFPDVEIDDTLGYSGLRLRAELEKSGIFQEYAVFQGASYFRGIGTGEIYGLSARGLALKTGDPMGEEFPDFTAFWMERPAAGSDMITLHALLDSPSCTGAYRFDITHGTVLEMKITATVFARTELEHIGIAPLTSMFLFDDTMRQRFSDFRPAVHDSDGLLIHNGGGEVLWRPLSNPTSLQVSAFSDNNPRGFGLCQRKRKFSDFNDLEALYHNRPAVWITPGEDWGQGAVTLVEIPADLEIYDNIVSYWRPATPIKAGSEHAMSYTLHWGADPVPATADIPVKVLNTAIGGRPEGGQIVAIDFAGSARVPQNLDEIEIILRSNTGTVTPGILQRNPETGGPRLAFTFHPQDASLVEFRAQLRLNSEPLSEVWLYRWTAT
- the mdoH gene encoding glucans biosynthesis glucosyltransferase MdoH — its product is MTRPLADHPGMPPAAPLQMQIQDFATAPACRSDCHEKRATPWRIAVFIPALIATACLMYGMYSWLAGMGMTGLEWALLMMIGATFVWVTLSVSTVGVAIAGILAREAADTRAPTDVAPIDVALLVPVYNEVPWDVFGNAAAMLDDLAARKTAHRYTLFILSDTRDEMIAAQEQQAFERLRKTAPYPVHYRRRASNTDKKVGNLVDWITGWGAAYEGMLVLDADSLMTGRAIDRLASELSIAPDTGLIQTFPMLIGAETLFARLQQFSNIAYGWLLAEGLALWSRSEGNYWGHNAIIRTRAFAESAGLPHLTSGGRDDLILSHDFVEAGLLRRAGWRVRLLPRVTGSFEETPGTLIDYTLRDRRWCRGNLQHLRLLATRGLHPVSRFHLFHGAVSYLLSPAWFLLLVIWALLGKDAETNVVRYFNEANPFFPDWPPAMSHIDSAVFLFIMYAMLLTPKFTAAAMIAATPAATRIFGGHGAFLTAFVTEVLLSVAYAPVMMIQQTKAVLRAIFTRSEPWAPQKRDAQHYPLSTLAKFHWVETFLGLILTLGLAAGLISWWLLPIAASLLLAVPLSALSALNLAKRAPRSLAMNSPYTLREPAIVTRARSAREQIKAQLGINPPAE
- a CDS encoding rhodanese-like domain-containing protein — protein: MSPAGKPLPETSTPSRFSRRGFLLGGIAVVGIAGMAGARWFNLDAKLQGSDLTAPAAQAAVEAGEILLVDIRRPDEWARSGIAQGAVPIDMRRPDFIDALLVQTAGRRDLPVALICARGVRSARMSAQLAAAGFTQILDVPEGMLGSGAGPGWVKRGLPLAQPD
- a CDS encoding YHS domain-containing (seleno)protein, with product MNRFTLTIAAAATALAMAGQAFAGEQYVDGTGYAASGHDVVAYFSLPQNPVGQSQPAAIPGKADITAEYNGATFAFSTEANRDAFLADPVKYAPQYDGHCAYGVSKGGKVPGNPNLWRIVDGKLFLNITKNVVGFWEEDIPGNIDLAENNWASIEPAPGSDSVIPQYTSSAPIK
- a CDS encoding SseB family protein — encoded protein: MAETTPLDIAHAAMMAAEQDDAARLRFYERIADVELFLLLEAEPVEDQVNPVLLEDGYVIVFDRAERLAAYVGKPAPYVALSGRAIAGMLEGQDLGLAVNIGVAPSEILLPAGAVAWLRDTLSQEAGEVEARIETVLPPKGLPETLITAIDGKLATATGMAAGAFLVAVEYQGGGRGHLLAFVGAIPRAQDALVRAASEALTFSGIEAGAMDVGFFGPDDPTVTKLAKVGLRFDLPQGEGLQHTPRMPPGSDPSKPPILK